GCATGGGTCGAAGAAGAGGTCATGGCTGGGCCGCGCTACTGGATCTGCCGGAGCGTGCTACTTAATCTGGTGGATCAGTTTTTCCAGAAATTTCTGCTGTTGCAGCGGCGTGCGCAACTCGCCCTCGATGAGCGCGAAGAAATAGGCGTCGAGAATCTTAGCCATGCGTGGCGAGCCCGGTACTACACCTTTTTCCGCGATCTCCTTTTCGGGCAGTTGTGAGCGCAACGGGAGATGCTTCTCAATGTAAGTCTTCAGCCGCGCCTGCACCTTGGCCGGCGCCGCCGCGGGATAGCCCGCCAGCAGGATCAGTAAATGGTCGGGCGCGGCCTTCGAGAGCAGATGGAAGGCTTTAGTGGGGGAGTTGCCATGCGTCCCTGATAGCTCTTTCGATAACTTCTTGGCCGCTGCTTCCAGCTTGTCCGGCAGCGCCGCATCCGTCGTGCGGAGTTGCAGGCGCTTCTGCAGTTTGGCCCGCTCCCCCGGTGCCAGCTTGCGCGTCAGTAGACGCAGGAACAGTGGGAACGATGGCGCGCGCATGTCATGCAGCGCCAGCATCAGAGCGGCCTTATTGATCTTGGTGATTAGCTGCCAATCGATGGAAGTCCTGTGCAGTTTGGAGCTCAATGCTGACAGCAGTTTTTCCTTTTCGAGCGTGCGCAGCAATTCCACCGGATGCGGCTCGCGGGCCCACTGGCGTATCTCCAAGCCCAGGCTTTCTCCGGAGGCTGACTCCAGTGTGTCGGTCGAGCGCGCGTTCTGAAACATCGCATTGGTTTTTGCGTCGAGCGCGAATCCGAGACGAACGCGGAAGCGCACGGCGCGAAACAGCCGCACCGGGTCAGCGAGGAAGCAGTAAGGATTCAGCGCGCGAATCTCGCGCTTCTCCACGTCGGCCACGCCGTTGGTGGGATCGAGTAACAATCCGCGTGAATTGGGAGTCAGCGATACCGCGATGGCGTTCATGGCGAAGTCGCGCCGCTTCAGGTC
This window of the Acidobacteriota bacterium genome carries:
- a CDS encoding CCA tRNA nucleotidyltransferase; translation: MSDYLFLMESRLSQRQWQAMGLVEKTAAAVGINIYLGGGTIRDLVAGLPIDDLDFIVEGKALKLAKELTKKGATIVSENAALQSAELRLPGAVPASISMSRTESRSKSGALTISPAPIVADLKRRDFAMNAIAVSLTPNSRGLLLDPTNGVADVEKREIRALNPYCFLADPVRLFRAVRFRVRLGFALDAKTNAMFQNARSTDTLESASGESLGLEIRQWAREPHPVELLRTLEKEKLLSALSSKLHRTSIDWQLITKINKAALMLALHDMRAPSFPLFLRLLTRKLAPGERAKLQKRLQLRTTDAALPDKLEAAAKKLSKELSGTHGNSPTKAFHLLSKAAPDHLLILLAGYPAAAPAKVQARLKTYIEKHLPLRSQLPEKEIAEKGVVPGSPRMAKILDAYFFALIEGELRTPLQQQKFLEKLIHQIK